A window from Thunnus albacares chromosome 19, fThuAlb1.1, whole genome shotgun sequence encodes these proteins:
- the LOC122969768 gene encoding nuclear pore complex protein Nup153-like isoform X1: MSQPTQAAAAPSNSVLLIPPDKFDFNNANEWPKWIRRFERFRVASSLDKKTQECQVNTLMYTLGDEAEDILNVLPLNENQRKSYEDVKQAFGKHCANKRNIIFERARFNGRNQEPGESAEAFITAVHRLAEHCAFGDVREDLIRDRIVVGLRDIKLSESLQLDPELTLVKTIATVCHSEEIKKQQPIHGSINEKQSEAQRGTKGETYSSQVKPENKNRATDCGRCGNATENQRKDCPVKDSECHKCKQKGHFAQKCRPAGGTTADSADYKDEEDVAFFGEAGFTFSAPLTKSGKSTEDFEGPFKPAKTLKQGSMLDLLKAPGFASPVARTSPSPDDAPQQTSMQFTAPSTTSTLSSSTGFGDLFKAPARWSCDVCLVQNKSSDTKCVCCMNPQPSVGQESSSMNSTSTTSFGTMFSKPAGTWDCDTCLVLNKPDAVKCVACETAKPGTGLKPSLTPPSSFSAVKTVSNPTAAITTGFIGFGDKFKKPEGAWECDTCMVQNKAEDTKCVACMSAKPGASAEPSDGATSSDSSAPVFGLGDKFKKEEGSWDCDVCLLQNKAADVQCVACQAAKPGAKVEPKGGDFQFGGASGVRPSNSTLSSLEVLTFRTDPSIAPQAGTPGGGFNFPQPHTFLIGYVAPSQFTCQLNPSQPLLLDSKRLPDTRSRQQCNAESRALWT; encoded by the exons aTGAGTCAGCCAACACAAGCAGCCGCAGCTCCGTCTAACAGTGTGCTGCTGATCCCACCAGACaagtttgattttaataatGCAAATGAATGGCCGAAGTGGATAAGACGTTTCGAGCGCTTCAGAGTAGCATCAAGCCTGGATAAAAAGACACAAGAATGTCAAGTAAATACACTGATGTACACTCTTGGGGACGAAGCTGAGGACATATTGAATGTCTTGCCCTTAAATGAGAATCAGAGAAAATCTTATGAGGATGTGAAACAggcttttgggaaacactgtgCGAACAAAAGGAACATTATTTTTGAGCGTGCAAGGTTCAACGGGCGCAATCAAGAGCCAGGAGAAAGTGCTGAAGCATTTATTACTGCTGTCCATAGACTAGCTGAGCATTGTGCATTTGGAGATGTAAGAGAAGACCTGATCAGAGACAGGATTGTTGTTGGCCTAAGAGATATCAAACTGTCTGAGTCATTGCAGTTGGATCCTGAACTCACATTAGTCAAAACTATAGCCACAGTGTGTCACAGTGAGGAAATAAAGAAGCAGCAGCCAATACATGGCAGCATAAATGAGAAGCAGTCAGAGGCCCAGAGAGGCACAAAAGGAGAAACCTACAGCTCACAGGTCAAGCccgaaaataaaaacagagctacGGATTGTGGACGATGTGGAAATGCAACCGAGAACCAGAGGAAAGATTGCCCCGTCAAAGATTCAGAATGTcataaatgcaaacaaaaaggACATTTTGCCCAGAAATGTCGACCAGCTGGTGGCACCACTGCAGATTCTGCAGACTataaagatgaagaagatgTCGCCTTTTTTGGAGAG gCTGGATTTACTTTTAGTGCACCTTTAACAAAGTCAGGCAAAAGCACAGAAGATTTTGAAGGACCCTTTAAACCAGCCAAGACCCTGAAGCAGGGCAGCATGCTGGATCTTCTCAAAGCACCTG GCTTTGCCTCTCCCGTTGCTCGAACTTCCCCAAGTCCCGACGATGCTCCCCAGCAGACCTCTATGCAATTCACTGcgccctccaccacctccaccctcTCCTCTTCAACGGGCTTTGGTGACTTGTTTAAGGCGCCAGCACGCTGGAGCTGTGATGTCTGTTTGGTGCAGAACAAGTCATCAGACACAAAGTGTGTTTGCTGTATGAACCCCCAGCCCTCAGTTGGGCAGGAGAGCAGCAGCATGAACAGCACGTCCACCACAAGTTTTGGCACAATGTTCTCTAAACCTGCAGGAACCTGGGACTGTGATACATGTCTTGTTCTAAACAAACCTGATGCAGTAAAGTGTGTGGCCTGCGAAACGGCCAAGCCTGGGACAGGGCTTAAGCCCTCACTGactcctccctcttccttctCAGCTGTTAAGACTGTATCCAACCCCACAGCCGCCATCACTACAGGGTTTATTGGATTTGGAGACAAGTTCAAAAAACCCGAAGGTGCATGGGAATGTGATACATGTATGGTACAGAACAAGGCAGAGGATACAAAGTGTGTGGCCTGCATGAGCGCTAAACCAG GAGCATCAGCAGAACCTTCAGATGGAGCCACTTCTTCAGACAGCAGTGCTCCAGTGTTTGGGTTGGGTGACAAATTCAAGAAGGAAGAGGGTTCCTGGGATTGTGACGTCTGTCTTCTACAGAATAAGGCTGCTGATGTACAGTGTGTTGCCTGTCAGGCAGCCAAACCTGGAGCTAAAGTGGAgcccaaag GTGGAGACTTTCAGTTTGGAGGAGCCAGCGGAGTCAGACCCTCGAACAGCACCCTCAGCAGCTTAGAAGTGCTTACTTTCCGAACAGATCCCTCCATTGCTCCCCAGGCAGGAACACCTGGGGGTGGATTCAACTTCCCACAGCCCCATACATTCCTTATTGGGTATGTTGCACCTTCTCAGTTTACAT GTCAACTAAATCCTTCACAGCCTCTCCTGCTGGACAGCAAACGATTGCCGGACACAAGATCAAGACAGCAGTGCAACGCAGAAAGTAGAGCCCTGTGGACTTGA
- the LOC122969768 gene encoding nuclear pore complex protein Nup153-like isoform X2 yields the protein MSQPTQAAAAPSNSVLLIPPDKFDFNNANEWPKWIRRFERFRVASSLDKKTQECQVNTLMYTLGDEAEDILNVLPLNENQRKSYEDVKQAFGKHCANKRNIIFERARFNGRNQEPGESAEAFITAVHRLAEHCAFGDVREDLIRDRIVVGLRDIKLSESLQLDPELTLVKTIATVCHSEEIKKQQPIHGSINEKQSEAQRGTKGETYSSQVKPENKNRATDCGRCGNATENQRKDCPVKDSECHKCKQKGHFAQKCRPAGGTTADSADYKDEEDVAFFGEAGFTFSAPLTKSGKSTEDFEGPFKPAKTLKQGSMLDLLKAPGFASPVARTSPSPDDAPQQTSMQFTAPSTTSTLSSSTGFGDLFKAPARWSCDVCLVQNKSSDTKCVCCMNPQPSVGQESSSMNSTSTTSFGTMFSKPAGTWDCDTCLVLNKPDAVKCVACETAKPGTGLKPSLTPPSSFSAVKTVSNPTAAITTGFIGFGDKFKKPEGAWECDTCMVQNKAEDTKCVACMSAKPGASAEPSDGATSSDSSAPVFGLGDKFKKEEGSWDCDVCLLQNKAADVQCVACQAAKPGAKVEPKGGDFQFGGASGVRPSNSTLSSLEVLTFRTDPSIAPQAGTPGGGFNFPQPHTFLIGSTKSFTASPAGQQTIAGHKIKTAVQRRK from the exons aTGAGTCAGCCAACACAAGCAGCCGCAGCTCCGTCTAACAGTGTGCTGCTGATCCCACCAGACaagtttgattttaataatGCAAATGAATGGCCGAAGTGGATAAGACGTTTCGAGCGCTTCAGAGTAGCATCAAGCCTGGATAAAAAGACACAAGAATGTCAAGTAAATACACTGATGTACACTCTTGGGGACGAAGCTGAGGACATATTGAATGTCTTGCCCTTAAATGAGAATCAGAGAAAATCTTATGAGGATGTGAAACAggcttttgggaaacactgtgCGAACAAAAGGAACATTATTTTTGAGCGTGCAAGGTTCAACGGGCGCAATCAAGAGCCAGGAGAAAGTGCTGAAGCATTTATTACTGCTGTCCATAGACTAGCTGAGCATTGTGCATTTGGAGATGTAAGAGAAGACCTGATCAGAGACAGGATTGTTGTTGGCCTAAGAGATATCAAACTGTCTGAGTCATTGCAGTTGGATCCTGAACTCACATTAGTCAAAACTATAGCCACAGTGTGTCACAGTGAGGAAATAAAGAAGCAGCAGCCAATACATGGCAGCATAAATGAGAAGCAGTCAGAGGCCCAGAGAGGCACAAAAGGAGAAACCTACAGCTCACAGGTCAAGCccgaaaataaaaacagagctacGGATTGTGGACGATGTGGAAATGCAACCGAGAACCAGAGGAAAGATTGCCCCGTCAAAGATTCAGAATGTcataaatgcaaacaaaaaggACATTTTGCCCAGAAATGTCGACCAGCTGGTGGCACCACTGCAGATTCTGCAGACTataaagatgaagaagatgTCGCCTTTTTTGGAGAG gCTGGATTTACTTTTAGTGCACCTTTAACAAAGTCAGGCAAAAGCACAGAAGATTTTGAAGGACCCTTTAAACCAGCCAAGACCCTGAAGCAGGGCAGCATGCTGGATCTTCTCAAAGCACCTG GCTTTGCCTCTCCCGTTGCTCGAACTTCCCCAAGTCCCGACGATGCTCCCCAGCAGACCTCTATGCAATTCACTGcgccctccaccacctccaccctcTCCTCTTCAACGGGCTTTGGTGACTTGTTTAAGGCGCCAGCACGCTGGAGCTGTGATGTCTGTTTGGTGCAGAACAAGTCATCAGACACAAAGTGTGTTTGCTGTATGAACCCCCAGCCCTCAGTTGGGCAGGAGAGCAGCAGCATGAACAGCACGTCCACCACAAGTTTTGGCACAATGTTCTCTAAACCTGCAGGAACCTGGGACTGTGATACATGTCTTGTTCTAAACAAACCTGATGCAGTAAAGTGTGTGGCCTGCGAAACGGCCAAGCCTGGGACAGGGCTTAAGCCCTCACTGactcctccctcttccttctCAGCTGTTAAGACTGTATCCAACCCCACAGCCGCCATCACTACAGGGTTTATTGGATTTGGAGACAAGTTCAAAAAACCCGAAGGTGCATGGGAATGTGATACATGTATGGTACAGAACAAGGCAGAGGATACAAAGTGTGTGGCCTGCATGAGCGCTAAACCAG GAGCATCAGCAGAACCTTCAGATGGAGCCACTTCTTCAGACAGCAGTGCTCCAGTGTTTGGGTTGGGTGACAAATTCAAGAAGGAAGAGGGTTCCTGGGATTGTGACGTCTGTCTTCTACAGAATAAGGCTGCTGATGTACAGTGTGTTGCCTGTCAGGCAGCCAAACCTGGAGCTAAAGTGGAgcccaaag GTGGAGACTTTCAGTTTGGAGGAGCCAGCGGAGTCAGACCCTCGAACAGCACCCTCAGCAGCTTAGAAGTGCTTACTTTCCGAACAGATCCCTCCATTGCTCCCCAGGCAGGAACACCTGGGGGTGGATTCAACTTCCCACAGCCCCATACATTCCTTATTGG GTCAACTAAATCCTTCACAGCCTCTCCTGCTGGACAGCAAACGATTGCCGGACACAAGATCAAGACAGCAGTGCAACGCAGAAAGTAG